The genomic segment GCTCAGAACCAGTTCCAGTCCTTCGCTGTCGCTGCCCACGCTGACGCGCGCGCCCGCCAGTTGCTGCAGTTCCGTGCGTAGCTGCCCTTCGATGATTGAACGGGTAAGGCCATTGCGCTCACTGCGCGCCACCAGGTTGGCGGTGAGTACGGCCGTGGCTACGCTTGCCGTGGGTGCAGTTTCGCCCGGGTCTCCGGAGCCGCCGCTACCCCCGCCTATTGAGGTGTGCACCGAGGCCACCATCGGGCTGCGCACGGCGATCTCGCGGGCGCTCTCGGCCAGCCCAAGGGTGTCTGCCAGGGCGCTTCCCGGGGGTAGGGCCAGGCTGATCTGTACCTGGTTGCCGTCATCTGGCGGCATGAACTCGCCCGGCAGCTGCGCGGCCACCAGCATGCCCAGCGCAACCATCGCCACCGCACTGGCCAGGGTCAACACCGGCCGATGCATGCAGGCTCGTACCCACTGCAGATAGCGCAGTACCCAGCGCGGCTCCTTGTGCCGCTTCGCCGACGCCCTGAGCAGGAAGGCGGCCATGGTCGGGGTGAGCATCCGCGCCACCAGCAGGGAGAACAGGACCGCTACCGCTGCGGTCCATCCAAACTGCAGGAAGTACTGGCCGACGACGCCCCCCATCAACGAGGTAGGCAGGAAGACCGCCACCAGCGTGAGGGTGGTGGCGATCACCGCCATGCCGATCTCGTTGGCGGCTTCGCCGGCTGCGCGCAGGGGCGTCTTGCCCATCAGGAGGTGGCGCTCGATGTTCTCGATCTCCACGATCGCATCATCGACCAGCACGCCGACGACAAGTGACAGCGACAGCAATGACACCGTGTTGAGCGAGAAGCCCATCAGATGCATCACCGCGAACGTCGGAACGGCCGATAGTGGCAAGGCAATCGCGGCAATGAAGGTCGCACGCCAGTTGCGCAGGAAGCTGAGCACCACCACCACCGCCAGCACCGCACCTTCCAGCAGCAGCATCATCGAGCCGCGGTAGTTCTCCGCCACGGGCCCGGCGTAGTCCACCGCCTGTTCGAAGTGAATCTGCGGGTAGCTCTCCTGCAGGTCGGCAATAACGGACTGCGCTGCTCTGGCCACCTCCAGCTCGCTCGCGCCGCGCGAGCGCAGCACATTGAACGAAACTGCCGGGCGGCCATCCATCAACGCAGCCGTACGAGGCTCGGCCACGGTATCGCTTACCTCCGCCACCTCGCCCAGCCGTATGCGGCGGCCGTCGGTCAGGGTGAGATTCATGTCGGCGATGCGCTCGGCGGAATCCACGGTGGCGACAGTGCGAACTGACATCTCTGCACGCCCGAGAGCCACCCGCCCACCGGAGGCCTCCAGCTGCAGCTGACGCAACTGATGGGAAACATCGGCAGCGGTGGCATTCAACGCCAGCAGTCGGCCGGGGCTCAACGCCACCCGAACTTCGCGGTCCACGCCGCCAACGCGCGATACTGCACCTACGCCCGCCTTGCCTAGCAGCCGCTTGCTTACCTGGTTGTCCACGAACCAGGACAGCGCCTGCATGTCCAATGTGGTCGAGCTCAGCGCATAGGTCACCACCGGCTGGCTGGCCAGTTCCGCCTTCTGGATAACCGGGTCTCGAAGTTCGGCGGGCAGATCCGCGCGGACACCGGCCACCGCGTCGCGTACGTCATCCATTGCCTCTTGTACAGGTTTGCCGATGTGGAACTCAGCGCTGATGGTGGCCACGCTGTCGGCCAGCGTCGTCTTGATGTGCTTTATGCCCTGCCGATTGGCCAGAGCATCCTCGATCCTGCGTGCAACGTCGTTTTCCAGTTGTGCTGGTGAGGCGCCAGGTAGCGTTGCGGTGATGGTGATGATGGGAAAGTCGATATCCGGGAAATTCTGTACCTTCATCGCCGCAAAGCCGAAGGCACCGACCAACGCAAGCGCAACGAACAGCAGCGTCACTGCCACCGGATTGCGGATCGACCAGCCAGACACGTTGAGGTTCATGAGTGCGAGGCCTTACCTGAAGCAGGTACGCTGATAACCCGCACGAAGTCGCCGTCATTGAGGAAACCAAGACCAGAGGCCACCACCGCATCAGACGGTTCAAGGCCTGATACAACTTCCACCCGGTCCGCGCTGCGGCGGCCCACCTCAACACGGCGAGTGAGTACCCTGC from the Stenotrophomonas maltophilia genome contains:
- a CDS encoding efflux RND transporter permease subunit, with the translated sequence MNLNVSGWSIRNPVAVTLLFVALALVGAFGFAAMKVQNFPDIDFPIITITATLPGASPAQLENDVARRIEDALANRQGIKHIKTTLADSVATISAEFHIGKPVQEAMDDVRDAVAGVRADLPAELRDPVIQKAELASQPVVTYALSSTTLDMQALSWFVDNQVSKRLLGKAGVGAVSRVGGVDREVRVALSPGRLLALNATAADVSHQLRQLQLEASGGRVALGRAEMSVRTVATVDSAERIADMNLTLTDGRRIRLGEVAEVSDTVAEPRTAALMDGRPAVSFNVLRSRGASELEVARAAQSVIADLQESYPQIHFEQAVDYAGPVAENYRGSMMLLLEGAVLAVVVVLSFLRNWRATFIAAIALPLSAVPTFAVMHLMGFSLNTVSLLSLSLVVGVLVDDAIVEIENIERHLLMGKTPLRAAGEAANEIGMAVIATTLTLVAVFLPTSLMGGVVGQYFLQFGWTAAVAVLFSLLVARMLTPTMAAFLLRASAKRHKEPRWVLRYLQWVRACMHRPVLTLASAVAMVALGMLVAAQLPGEFMPPDDGNQVQISLALPPGSALADTLGLAESAREIAVRSPMVASVHTSIGGGSGGSGDPGETAPTASVATAVLTANLVARSERNGLTRSIIEGQLRTELQQLAGARVSVGSDSEGLELVLSADDGDRLADHARLVERELRGIPGIGAVVSSAALVRPELVVRPDFARAADLGVTSRAIADTLRVATLGDYVQDLAKLNLSERQVPVLVRLADSGRNDLETLRRLPVPGVRGPVPLESVADLALLSGPAELTRYDRQRNISLKVALNGLPLGDVERAAMALPSLSRLPHGITMAPAGDAEAMSELLAGFGMAMAAGVMCVYMVLVLLLKDFAQPLTVLVALCLSIPGAFVALLLTGQSLSMPSMIGLIMLMGITTKNAILLVDYIVIARRELGMNRRRAVVDACRKRVRPIVMTTIAMGAGMLPVALGLGADPSFRAPMAIVVIGGLLTSTVLCLLIIPVAYCAMDDLVGGLRRRTRPVAADTAGSLGVSA